In Croceicoccus sp. Ery15, a genomic segment contains:
- a CDS encoding ParB/RepB/Spo0J family partition protein, with translation MSKTAAKEDTKPAAKRRAALGRGLGALLGDAQREEPVSRPQESTKHVAPPSDGPTSGLAALAIASIEPHPENPRVDFEEGALEELAASIASRGVIQPVIVRPAGGGRYQLVAGERRWRAAQKAQLHEIPAIIRDLDDREVTALALIENIQREDLNPVEEARAYRRLSDRDGMAQAEIARLVDKSRSHVTNLMRLLALPQPVLVMVEKGALSMGHARALINCPEAEAIAEKAVAKKLSVRDVEKLVRKQAAGETAQPTRRVAREPRGPENADIAAVQTQLEDALGLPVTIQVDADPASGTVTIRYKTLDQLDLVCQRLTGGEI, from the coding sequence ATGAGCAAGACCGCCGCGAAAGAAGATACGAAACCTGCTGCAAAGCGCCGCGCCGCGCTTGGCCGCGGGCTTGGAGCCTTGCTAGGCGACGCCCAGCGCGAAGAGCCGGTTTCGCGCCCGCAGGAAAGTACTAAGCATGTTGCGCCCCCAAGCGATGGCCCGACCAGCGGACTCGCCGCGCTGGCAATCGCTTCGATCGAGCCGCACCCTGAAAACCCCCGTGTCGACTTCGAGGAGGGCGCCTTGGAAGAGCTTGCCGCGTCGATTGCGTCGCGCGGTGTGATTCAGCCGGTGATCGTGCGTCCTGCGGGTGGCGGGCGCTATCAGCTGGTGGCGGGTGAGCGCCGGTGGAGGGCAGCACAAAAGGCGCAACTCCATGAAATTCCAGCCATTATTCGCGATCTGGATGACCGCGAAGTTACCGCGCTGGCCCTGATTGAGAATATTCAGCGCGAAGACCTTAATCCGGTCGAGGAAGCGCGAGCCTATCGCCGTCTCTCCGACCGTGATGGCATGGCGCAGGCCGAAATCGCCCGCCTCGTCGACAAGTCGCGCAGTCATGTCACCAATCTGATGCGTCTGCTGGCCTTGCCCCAGCCGGTGCTGGTGATGGTCGAAAAGGGCGCCCTGTCGATGGGCCATGCCCGCGCGCTGATCAATTGCCCCGAGGCGGAGGCGATTGCCGAAAAGGCGGTGGCCAAGAAGCTGTCGGTCCGCGATGTCGAAAAGCTCGTCCGCAAACAGGCGGCGGGCGAAACGGCGCAGCCGACACGCCGCGTCGCGCGCGAACCGCGCGGGCCGGAGAATGCCGATATCGCAGCCGTGCAGACCCAGCTGGAGGACGCGCTGGGGTTGCCGGTAACGATTCAGGTCGATGCCGATCCGGCGTCGGGCACGGTCACGATCCGCTATAAGACGCTGGATCAGCTTGATCTGGTGTGCCAGCGCCTGACAGGCGGCGAAATCTAG
- a CDS encoding ParA family protein, producing the protein MIVIAIANQKGGVGKTTTAINLATAFAASGWRTLLIDLDPQGNASTGLGIPRNERENSSFELLLDGLDLKECSRATSIPLLDIVPATVDLSGAEVELVNAQDRTQRLRRALDGTSDYDIAFIDCPPSLGLLTLNGMVASDKLLVPLQCEFFALEGLSQLLQTVEQVQQRFNEGLGIVGITLTMFDRRNRLTDQVAEDVREVLGDLVFDTVVPRNVRLSEAPSHGVPALVYDHNCAGSLAYMDLARELIDRLPKRRKAA; encoded by the coding sequence ATGATTGTGATTGCGATCGCCAACCAGAAGGGTGGCGTGGGGAAAACGACGACGGCGATCAATCTTGCGACGGCTTTTGCGGCGTCGGGTTGGCGGACCTTGCTGATCGATCTCGATCCCCAAGGCAATGCGTCGACCGGCCTTGGAATCCCTCGCAATGAGCGTGAAAACTCGAGTTTCGAGCTGCTTCTCGATGGCCTCGATCTGAAGGAGTGCAGTCGTGCTACCTCGATACCGTTGCTCGACATCGTTCCTGCGACGGTCGACCTGTCGGGTGCAGAGGTTGAACTGGTGAATGCACAGGACCGGACGCAGCGCCTGCGCCGCGCACTGGATGGAACCTCTGATTACGACATCGCCTTTATCGACTGCCCGCCATCGCTTGGTCTCTTGACGTTGAATGGGATGGTGGCATCGGACAAGCTGCTGGTCCCGTTGCAATGCGAATTTTTCGCGCTCGAAGGGCTTAGCCAGTTGCTCCAGACGGTCGAGCAAGTGCAGCAGCGCTTTAACGAAGGGCTGGGCATTGTCGGCATCACCTTGACCATGTTCGACAGGCGAAACCGCCTGACCGATCAGGTGGCGGAAGACGTGCGCGAGGTATTGGGCGATTTGGTCTTCGATACCGTCGTTCCGCGCAATGTCCGCCTGTCCGAAGCGCCGAGCCACGGTGTGCCGGCGCTTGTCTATGATCACAATTGCGCCGGTTCGCTTGCCTATATGGATCTGGCTCGTGAATTGATTGACCGGTTGCCGAAACGGAGGAAAGCGGCATGA
- a CDS encoding GAF domain-containing protein → MFSFQPSDPADKPLRYRELCEAADAITAGEPDGVANMANVAALIWHFVPGLNWGGFYRSVGSELVLGPFVGLPACIRIPFGKGVCGTAAETGESQLVPDVHAFPGHIACDAASRSELVVPVMRGGKAIAVIDCDSPEPDFFDEEDRKGLEALTAILSERI, encoded by the coding sequence ATGTTCAGCTTTCAGCCCAGCGACCCCGCCGACAAGCCCCTCCGCTATCGCGAATTGTGCGAAGCTGCCGATGCGATCACCGCAGGCGAACCCGATGGCGTGGCGAATATGGCCAATGTCGCGGCGCTGATCTGGCATTTCGTGCCGGGTCTGAACTGGGGCGGATTTTACCGGTCGGTGGGTTCAGAGCTGGTATTGGGCCCGTTCGTGGGTCTGCCCGCCTGTATCCGTATCCCGTTCGGCAAGGGTGTGTGCGGCACGGCAGCGGAAACCGGCGAAAGCCAATTGGTGCCCGATGTCCACGCCTTCCCCGGCCATATCGCTTGCGACGCTGCCAGCCGGTCGGAACTGGTCGTCCCCGTCATGCGCGGCGGCAAGGCCATCGCCGTCATCGATTGCGACAGCCCCGAACCGGACTTCTTCGACGAGGAAGATCGCAAGGGATTAGAAGCCCTTACCGCGATTCTTTCAGAACGGATCTAG
- the rsmG gene encoding 16S rRNA (guanine(527)-N(7))-methyltransferase RsmG, giving the protein MTIDPADRQTAVDWLRNELVVDEARIELLDRFVALLLDEAKRQNLIAKATIPAVWSRHVQDSAQLLSHVPRETSLDWIDLGSGAGLPGIVNAIIAADSNFTLVERRPLRTEWLERAAAALDLTNVQVMTAPVSAVPDRTFDVITARAFAPMPKLFNMAQRFATGKTLWILPKGRSANDELKAIPGWQDTFHVEPSITDDESGIVIGRIDPARLPARARNGVRR; this is encoded by the coding sequence ATGACTATTGACCCCGCAGATAGACAAACCGCCGTCGATTGGCTTCGTAACGAACTGGTAGTCGATGAGGCACGCATCGAGCTACTGGACCGGTTTGTAGCGTTGCTTTTGGATGAAGCGAAGCGGCAGAATCTAATCGCCAAGGCCACTATTCCCGCTGTTTGGTCCCGCCATGTTCAGGATAGCGCGCAGCTCCTATCGCATGTTCCACGTGAAACATCGCTGGATTGGATCGACCTTGGCTCCGGCGCCGGCCTACCTGGCATAGTGAATGCTATCATTGCAGCGGACAGCAACTTCACCTTGGTCGAGCGGCGACCGCTGCGTACCGAATGGCTTGAACGCGCGGCTGCGGCGCTGGATTTGACCAATGTGCAGGTTATGACGGCGCCGGTATCGGCAGTTCCTGATCGCACATTCGATGTCATTACGGCCCGCGCCTTCGCGCCCATGCCCAAACTGTTCAACATGGCCCAAAGATTTGCGACGGGGAAAACCCTGTGGATTTTGCCCAAGGGACGCAGTGCAAACGATGAGTTGAAGGCGATACCGGGTTGGCAAGACACGTTCCACGTGGAACCTTCCATAACGGATGACGAATCGGGAATCGTCATCGGACGGATCGATCCAGCCAGACTCCCGGCACGGGCTAGAAACGGGGTGCGCCGATGA
- a CDS encoding sorbosone dehydrogenase family protein, with product MSATLRKTLVIIAIIIVAIVAIGWYLLQPNKAKYGDEELTGTDPLIAGIEEETIPSLGIMDPVGWADGEAPVAADGLRVTRFAQGLSHPRSILVLENGDVLVAETNRQPSKPRNFTDRAAGWLMGRAGAGDPSPDRIILLRDTDNDGVADSQNVLLDGLKSPFGMAVREGRLIVANTDAVLSFPFTPGDTTIAKGGEWQLMALPGGGNHWARNLLLSPDGNQLYVTVGSASNIGENGMALEEGRAAIHEYDFSTQTHRKFAGGLRNPMGLAFNPDSGELWTTVNERDMLGPDVPPDYLTNVPIGAQYGWPWIYWRFTYDERVEAPMPQYLQEYTRWPEYALGAHVAPLGLVFANGGALGETYKSGAFIARHGSWNRSPPAGYDVIFVPFDDRGNPVDGKPLTVLSGFLGDDLKTTRGRPTWLAWDAARGDTTGGLLLSDDTAGIIWRITAAPAAQPAQD from the coding sequence ATGTCTGCAACGCTTCGCAAAACGCTTGTCATTATCGCGATCATCATTGTCGCGATCGTCGCCATCGGCTGGTATCTCCTGCAGCCCAACAAGGCCAAATACGGTGATGAGGAGCTGACCGGCACCGATCCGCTGATCGCCGGGATCGAGGAGGAGACGATCCCCTCGCTTGGCATAATGGACCCAGTGGGCTGGGCCGATGGCGAGGCGCCCGTTGCGGCCGACGGCCTGCGGGTCACCCGCTTTGCGCAGGGGCTGTCGCATCCGCGATCGATACTGGTGCTGGAAAACGGCGACGTGCTGGTGGCGGAGACCAACCGCCAACCGTCGAAACCCCGCAATTTCACCGATCGCGCCGCGGGTTGGTTGATGGGCAGGGCAGGGGCGGGCGATCCGTCGCCCGACCGGATCATATTGCTGCGCGATACCGACAATGATGGCGTGGCCGACAGCCAGAACGTGCTGCTGGACGGGCTGAAATCGCCGTTCGGCATGGCCGTGCGCGAAGGGCGGCTGATCGTTGCCAATACCGATGCAGTGCTGTCCTTTCCCTTCACACCCGGCGACACCACGATTGCCAAGGGCGGGGAATGGCAATTGATGGCGCTGCCCGGTGGCGGCAATCACTGGGCCCGCAACCTGTTGCTGTCGCCCGATGGCAACCAGCTTTACGTGACCGTCGGTTCGGCCAGCAATATCGGCGAAAATGGCATGGCACTGGAAGAGGGCCGCGCCGCGATCCATGAATATGATTTCAGCACCCAAACCCATCGCAAATTCGCGGGTGGGCTGCGCAATCCGATGGGGCTTGCCTTTAATCCCGACAGCGGCGAGCTTTGGACCACGGTGAACGAACGGGACATGCTGGGCCCCGATGTGCCGCCCGATTACCTGACCAATGTTCCGATCGGTGCGCAATATGGCTGGCCGTGGATCTATTGGCGTTTCACCTATGACGAGCGGGTGGAAGCGCCGATGCCGCAATATCTGCAGGAATATACGCGCTGGCCCGAATATGCGCTGGGCGCGCATGTCGCGCCGCTGGGGCTGGTATTCGCCAATGGCGGTGCTTTGGGCGAGACGTATAAGAGCGGTGCCTTTATCGCGCGGCACGGGTCATGGAACCGTTCGCCGCCAGCCGGTTACGACGTGATCTTCGTACCGTTTGACGATCGCGGCAATCCGGTCGACGGAAAGCCGCTGACCGTGTTGTCGGGCTTTCTGGGCGATGACCTGAAAACCACGCGCGGCCGCCCGACATGGCTGGCGTGGGATGCGGCGAGAGGGGATACGACGGGCGGTCTTCTGCTTAGCGACGATACGGCCGGGATCATCTGGCGCATCACCGCAGCCCCTGCCGCACAACCGGCACAGGACTAA